In Amphiura filiformis chromosome 1, Afil_fr2py, whole genome shotgun sequence, the following are encoded in one genomic region:
- the LOC140159206 gene encoding uncharacterized protein, giving the protein MSLLSYAQRGELCLLLNGDLDGVECEEKDNAISATLRSPISHPDTQTVLTTEDEGTQPTYNTPLSESKSTGGTTVTQDDSTTLVSLTESSDEEVTHESTTPISPAEITTLEVTNNESPTGTMTTPTESPCMYIDPAASTRPCNCTYPPPKFNIKELSERNGSTTEILTTMTQLTTLTTPAESPSIGSITKTLTTLPQITTPISPDESTTGEEVIRPESATPVSSAKSTTGEELTRPKSTNPVSPAESTTRREFLHTPVIVLLNQHESTTPDIPAESTTGEEVTQPESTTPDIPAESTTGEEVTQPESTTNVSPAESTTGEEVTQPQSTTNFSPAESTTGEEVTQPESTTNVSPAESTTGEEVTQLESTTPLGLAESTTEEEITKPESTIPVSPAESTTEEKNNPTIIYEAWLEVYHKELQVVWPRNIPADGFHIEYKLHETDIWNDTYAEADETTATLKNLTPNSEYEVQISIRHNVTTVIPPTGMPTTDAPTTTVSTVIYEGWLEAYGTPEVHWKWPTEFPVDGFHIEYRLSGTDTWKVIYAEANERMTWLEGLTSGETYEVRISFI; this is encoded by the exons GTGCTACACTACGGAGTCCTATATCTCATCCAGATACCCAAACCGTATTAACAACAGAAGATGAAGGGACCCAGCCAACATATAATACTCCACTCAGTGAAAGTAAATCCACAGGAGGAACCACGGTAACACAGGATGACTCTACCACCCTTGTCAGCCTTACTGAATCATCAGATGAAGAAGTAACacatgaatctaccactcctatcAGTCCTGCTGAAATTACAACCTTAGAAGTGACAA ACAATGAATCGCCAACAGGAACAATGACCACTCCAACTGAATCACCATGTATGTACATAGACCCTG CTGCTTCTACACGCCCCTGCAATTGTACATACCCTCCACCTAAATTTAACATCAAAGAATTATCTGAAA GAAATGGATCAACAacagaaattctgacaactatGACACAACTAACAACTCTTACCACTCCTGCTGAATCGCCCT CCATTGGGTCTATCACAAAGACACTGACCACTCTGCCACAAATCACCACTCCTATCAGTCCTgatgaatcaactacaggagaagaggtaataCGGCCTGAATCTGCCACTCCTGTCAGTTCAGctaaatcaactacaggagaagagttAACACGGCCTAAATCTACCaatcctgtcagtcctgctgaatcaactacaagaAGAGAG TTTCTACACACCCCTGTAATTGTACTCCTCAACCAGCACGAATCTACCACTCCTGACattcctgctgaatcaactacaggagaagaggtaacacagcctgaatctaccactcctgacattcctgctgaatcaactacaggagaagaggtaacacagcctgaatctaccactaatgttagtcctgctgaatcaactacaggagaagaggtaacacagcctcaaTCTACCACTAATtttagtcctgctgaatcaactacaggagaagaggtaacacagcctgaatctaccactaatgttagtcctgctgaatcaactacaggagaagaagtAACACAActtgaatctaccactcctctCGGTCTTGCTGAATCAACAACAGAAGAAGAGATAACAAAGCCTGAATCTACCattcctgtcagtcctgctgaatcaacaacagaagaaaaaaata ATCCAACTATTATATATGAAGCATGGTTAGAAGTATACCATAAGGAGCTTCAAGTAGTTTGGCCTCGTAATATACCGGCAGATGGCTTTCACATTGAATATAAATTGCATGAAACTGATATATGGAATGACACATATGCCGAGGCAGATGAAACAACGGCAACGTTGAAAAATCTAACACCGAATTCAGAGTACGAGGTCCAGATATCTATTAGGCACAATGTCACTACTGTCATCCCACCCACTGGCATGCCAACTACTGATGCTCCTACCACGACag TCTCAACTGTTATATATGAAGGATGGCTAGAAGCATACGGAACACCTGAAGTGCATTGGAAATGGCCAACAGAGTTTCCGGTAGATGGATTTCATATTGAATATAGATTGTCAGGAACGGATACATGGAAGGTCATATATGCCGAGGCAAATGAAAGAATGACATGGTTGGAAGGGTTAACCAGTGGGGAAACGTATGAAGTACGGATATCTTTTATTTAA